In Zingiber officinale cultivar Zhangliang chromosome 11B, Zo_v1.1, whole genome shotgun sequence, a single window of DNA contains:
- the LOC122033984 gene encoding uncharacterized protein LOC122033984, whose product MESAGGEGAVGAEDPTARAARKRYERLLAVRSKATKGKGAWYWVHLEPILVTAAGAAYPSAAKLRCTLCASLFSASNPSRTASEHLKRRACPHFSSPSSASAAPDHAASLAAPVDPVPISSLPPASPRLRRHRPLTRRCNATRPLHQPRPRLLLSGGKEDLVALERLEESVKRLKSPIASLAALPKPQADSALALLSDWLFDSAGAVSPSALDHPKFQSFLNQVGLSSISSRQLVFSPLEARYHEVLSESEARIRDAAFFQLASDGWKSSATSSENTLVTFTVNLPNGTTLFHRTLLINGGATSDYAEELLWDAVSKISSDRSDRCAGIVANRFGTKALRNLEGRGQRMVNLSCQLQAFNSLLVDFTRYLPTFARASANCSKLGHFFNTQSRVRRIFHKYQHEEHGHTRLLRSCSSATGSSNKRTDFPTYFAVLEDVMDFARPIQMAVLHEDYKIYCAEEPIAKDMAELIQDGRFWTELEAVRSLVILVQSITQEIVTERPLIGQCLPLWDELRSKVREWRAKFNFDGSLVENLIEKRFQKNYCAAWSAAFVLDPLFLVKNTSGKYLPQFNRLSPEQEKDVDQLIKRLVSPEDVHIVLMELMKWRSEGLDPLYAQAVQVKNHDPSTGKTRIANPQSRLLVWETCLNEFKCLQQVAMRLIFLHATSGGLKRNSALMQWMRTHAQSPAAQKIAFLTAQSMIGRRAFSSEEEKDAALLNMADDGDDVVSEFVEDPSSA is encoded by the coding sequence ATGGAGTCGGCGGGAGGGGAAGGGGCGGTGGGGGCAGAGGACCCGACGGCGCGGGCGGCGAGGAAGCGGTACGAGCGGCTGCTGGCGGTGCGGAGCAAAGCGACAAAAGGGAAAGGGGCGTGGTATTGGGTCCACCTGGAGCCCATCCTGGTCACGGCCGCCGGGGCGGCGTACCCCTCGGCCGCGAAGCTCCGGTGCACGCTCTGCGCGTCCTTGTTCTCCGCCTCGAACCCTTCGCGCACCGCCTCCGAGCACCTTAAGCGCCGCGCGTGTCCCCACTTCTCCTCCCCCTCTTCCGCGTCCGCCGCCCCTGACCACGCTGCTTCCCTTGCGGCCCCTGTCGATCCCGTCCCTATTTCATCCCTCCCCCCCGCCTCCCCCCGTCTTCGTCGCCACCGCCCCCTCACCCGGCGGTGCAACGCAACCCGACCGCTACACCAGCCCAGGCCGCGGCTGTTGCTCTCCGGCGGGAAGGAGGACCTCGTCGCGCTGGAGAGGCTGGAGGAAAGCGTCAAGAGGCTTAAGAGCCCGATTGCATCCCTCGCAGCCCTCCCCAAGCCCCAGGCGGACTCTGCTCTAGCCCTGCTTTCCGACTGGCTCTTCGATTCGGCCGGTGCAGTCTCCCCCTCAGCACTTGATCATCCAAAGTTCCAATCTTTTCTCAACCAGGTCGGGCTTTCCTCGATCTCCTCCCGCCAGCTCGTTTTCTCTCCCCTCGAAGCTCGATACCACGAGGTCCTGTCGGAATCTGAGGCCAGAATCCGCGATGCCGCCTTCTTCCAGCTTGCCTCTGACGGCTGGAAATCGTCGGCAACGTCGTCGGAGAATACATTGGTGACCTTCACCGTGAACCTCCCCAATGGGACCACATTGTTCCACCGTACGCTGCTCATCAACGGGGGAGCCACTTCTGACTACGCCGAGGAGCTCCTTTGGGACGCTGTCTCCAAAATTAGTAGCGATCGCTCCGACCGATGCGCTGGCATCGTCGCCAACCGCTTCGGCACCAAGGCCCTTCGCAACCTCGAGGGCCGTGGCCAAAGGATGGTGAACCTCTCCTGCCAACTCCAAGCATTCAATAGCCTGCTCGTAGACTTCACGCGGTATCTTCCAACCTTTGCTCGAGCGTCGGCCAATTGCTCGAAGCTTGGCCATTTCTTCAACACCCAGTCTCGAGTTCGAAGAATCTTCCACAAGTATCAGCACGAAGAACACGGTCACACGCGCCTCCTTCGAAGCTGCTCGTCCGCCACCGGTAGCAGCAACAAACGCACCGACTTCCCAACCTACTTCGCCGTGTTGGAGGACGTCATGGACTTTGCGCGCCCAATCCAAATGGCCGTCCTCCACGAGGACTACAAGATCTACTGCGCCGAGGAGCCAATTGCCAAAGACATGGCGGAACTGATTCAGGACGGCAGATTTTGGACCGAGCTGGAGGCGGTTCGTTCGCTGGTCATCCTGGTACAATCCATAACTCAAGAAATCGTGACAGAGCGACCATTGATCGGGCAATGCTTACCTCTGTGGGACGAGCTGCGGTCCAAGGTCAGAGAATGGCGCGCTAAGTTCAACTTCGACGGTTCTCTGGTCGAGAACTTAATCGAGAAAAGGTTCCAGAAGAACTACTGCGCGGCTTGGTCCGCCGCGTTCGTGTTGGATCCCCTGTTTCTAGTGAAGAATACGAGCGGCAAGTACCTCCCGCAGTTCAACCGCCTGTCGCCGGAGCAGGAAAAGGACGTGGACCAGCTCATCAAGCGGCTGGTGTCGCCGGAGGACGTCCACATTGTGCTGATGGAGCTAATGAAGTGGAGGTCGGAAGGGTTGGATCCGCTCTACGCGCAGGCTGTGCAGGTGAAGAACCACGACCCATCGACAGGGAAGACGAGGATCGCCAACCCGCAGAGCCGCCTCCTCGTCTGGGAAACCTGCCTCAACGAGTTCAAATGCCTGCAGCAAGTAGCCATGCGGCTCATCTTCCTGCACGCCACTTCCGGCGGCCTCAAACGCAACTCCGCTTTGATGCAGTGGATGCGCACGCACGCGCAGTCCCCGGCTGCACAAAAGATCGCTTTTCTCACGGCGCAGTCCATGATCGGAAGGAGAGCCTTCTCCAGCGAGGAGGAAAAGGATGCAGCGCTCCTCAACATGGCCGACGACGGCGACGACGTGGTCAGTGAGTTCGTGGAGGACCCATCATCGGCGTAA